The following nucleotide sequence is from Campylobacter coli 76339.
AAAGAGATGAAATCACTCATCTTTTACTCTTTCAAAATATGATTAATTCAGTTCGCAAAGAAAGACCTGATTTATTCAATGAAAACAATATCAGTAAAATTTATGATATGTTTAAAAAAGCAGGTGATTTGGAAATCAAATGGGGAAAATACATCACTCAAAATCAAATCATGGGATTTACGGACGATATCATAGAAGAATACATCCACTATCTTGTAGATCAAAGACTTATTGCTATCAATCTTGATAAAATTTATAATGCAAAACATCCTATCAAATGGGTGGATGATTTTTCTAAATTTAATGATCAAAAAAGCAACTTCTTTGAAAGTAAGGTTACGAACTATTCTAAAGGTAGTATAAGCTTTGATGATTTTTAAAAATTCTTGAAAATTGACTTTGATGAAAAAAGATTTTTGCGCAAAACCAAACCATACCTTGCTTTGTGATTTTTATGAATTAACCATGATGCAGGGTTATTTTTTAAATGGTCTTGAAAACAAAATAGCTTATTTTGATATATTTTTTAGAAAAATTCCTGATCATGGCTCTTTTGCTATATTTGCAGGACTTGAAGATATTCTAGAATTTGTATCTTGTTTGCATTTTGATGAAGACGATATAGCTTATTTACGCTCTCAAGGGATCTTTAAAGAAGAATTTTTAAGATATTTGAAAAATTTTAAATTTAAGGGCGAAATTTATGCCATGCAAGAAGGTGAGATCATCTTTCCTAATGAACCTTTGATGATCATCAAAGCCAATGCTATTGAAGCACAAATTCTTGAAAGCTTTTTACTTTTAAGCATCAATCATCAAAGTCTAGTTGCTACAAAATCCAATCGTATCGTAAGGGCGGCTAAAAATCTTAGTGTGCTTGAATTTGGTACACGAAGAGCTCATGGAAGTGAAGCAGCGCTCAAAGGAGCAAGAGCAGCTGTAATAGGAGGTTGCAAGGCTAGTTCTTGCACACTTGCAGGAAAAAATTATGGCATTATGGTAAGTGGGACTATGGCGCATTCTTGGGTGCAAATGTTTGATGATGAATTGAGTGCTTTTTGTCGTTATTTAGAACTTTATCCTCAAAATCCTATTTTACTCATCGATACTTATAATTATAAACAAGGATTAGAAAATGCGATCAAAGCATTTAGGAAATTTAAAATCAAACAATGCGGTGTGCGTATTGAT
It contains:
- a CDS encoding Nicotinate phosphoribosyltransferase; amino-acid sequence: MKKDFCAKPNHTLLCDFYELTMMQGYFLNGLENKIAYFDIFFRKIPDHGSFAIFAGLEDILEFVSCLHFDEDDIAYLRSQGIFKEEFLRYLKNFKFKGEIYAMQEGEIIFPNEPLMIIKANAIEAQILESFLLLSINHQSLVATKSNRIVRAAKNLSVLEFGTRRAHGSEAALKGARAAVIGGCKASSCTLAGKNYGIMVSGTMAHSWVQMFDDELSAFCRYLELYPQNPILLIDTYNYKQGLENAIKAFRKFKIKQCGVRIDSGNLQILSKEIRAILDKNDLKECKIIVSNSLDEKSIDKLLKNNAPIDAFGVGEKLITASSDPIFGCVYKLVAIEENKLITPKIKISEDKQKTTLPHFKKLFRIYDKNTQKILFDELYIYNEKLPQLDENLERKELLKCVFKEGKILNKQKNVEEIALYTKSQISKLDEKFLDFNNKEKYKIKLSKDLTKLRQNFTNKTM